The Monodelphis domestica isolate mMonDom1 chromosome 7, mMonDom1.pri, whole genome shotgun sequence genome window below encodes:
- the LOC107649491 gene encoding endogenous retrovirus group K member 6 Env polyprotein-like produces MTVTLLTLLNICHAEVYWSIVPKPPILRMLTWMDKPPLVYVNNTDWLPHPILAKRVPLESEGALYNYSGSTVYPPFCMSFRNSFIGNSFCVPRRHQAWIVKNATDNSYVGVGMGVIGMGDELARKTFQPKHPANKYLCPNQIGTVQKELPWTDCSVRVPRKVKMPATTDFNIYNWAPRLRCGRSEQLTRLDKYTDYEKWHMPCQNFQKIEDLLEVDMAGSRLAIEAGPIQNTQWKIVAATQPIYKFKVKVKNSGLDLEYDSHINVTACVFAPYVMLVGNNLRIFKNDKGLYEINCTKCRLHQCLSPKHQDSYVAIMYHPPLMWVPVNLTETWASTPTVHIVQKAFNMVIHRSKRMVFALVGAVVSVIAMITSLTTATLALTSSIQNHEFIQEVVSNSSKLWHTQQSIDLAYRDELDSLKDAVFWLGKEVEALHTRITYPCHYNQTGYCITPLPYDNVSYEWQLVVQHIKGAWGSHNSTLDIIKLQQQINKLDQIVYENEAANIAANWENRDDDDDDDDDDDDEAS; encoded by the coding sequence ATGACAGTCACTCTTTTGACTTTGCTGAACATCTGTCATGCTGAAGTCTACTGGTCCATCGTGCCCAAACCTCCTATTTTGAGAATGTTAACTTGGATGGACAAGCCCCCTCTGGTATATGTTAACAACACGGACTGGCTACCACACCCTATTCTAGCCAAACGTGTTCCTCTAGAGTCTGAAGGGGCTCTGTACAATTATTCAGGATCTACTGTGTATCCtccattttgtatgtcttttagAAATTCGTTTATTGGTAATTCTTTCTGTGTACCACGCAGACATCAAGCGTGGATTGTCAAAAACGCCACTGACAACAGTTATGTAGGGGTTGGCATGGGTGTGATAGGAATGGGAGATGAGTTAGCACGTAAGACGTTCCAACCTAAACACCCTGCTAACAAGTACCTATGTCCAAATCAGATAGGCACGGTACAAAAGGAGTTGCCATGGACAGATTGTTCTGTCCGAGttcccagaaaggttaagatgcCGGCAACCACAGACTTTAACATTTACAATTGGGCACCCAGGTTACGTTGTGGTCGCTCTGAACAACTGACACGGTTAGACAAATACACTGACTATGAGAAATGGCACATGCCATGtcagaattttcagaaaattgaGGACTTACTAGAGGTAGACATGGCTGGTTCTAGACTTGCTATTGAAGCAGGTCCAATACAGAACACGCAGTGGAAGATAGTGGCTGCCACGCAGCCGATATACAAGTTTAAGGTCAAGGTGAAGAACTCAGGACTTGATCTTGAGTATGACAGTCACATCAATGTCACAGCATGTGTTTTTGCTCCTTATGTAATGCTAGTAGGTAACAACCttcgaatttttaaaaatgacaaaggtCTATATGAGATCAACTGCACAAAATGCCGACTACATCAATGTCTTAGTCCTAAACACCAAGATTCATATGTTGCTATTATGTATCATCCACCTTTAATGTGGGTACCTGTCAACTTGACAGAGACGTGGGCATCTACGCCTACTGTGCACATTGTTCAAAAGGCATTTAACATGGTTATACATAGGTCCAAGAGAATGGTCTTTGCACTTGTAGGAGCCGTAGTCTCAGTAATTGCCATGATCACATCACTAACCACGGCAACATTGGCATTAACTTCCTCTATCCAGAACCATGAGTTCATACAGGAAGTGGTGTCTAACTCTTCCAAATTATGGCACACTCAGCAGAGTATTGACTTAGCTTACAGAGATGAGCTGGACAGTTTAAAAGATGCTGTGTTTTGGttaggtaaagaggttgaagctttACACACAAGGATTACTTATCCCTGTCATTACAATCAAACGGGTTATTGTATTACTCCGTTGCCATATGATAACGTGTCATATGAATGGCAACTGGTCGTTCAGCACATCAAGGGTGCTTGGGGAAGTCATAACAGCACCTTGGACATTATTAAGTTGCAACAGCAGATCAACAAATTAGACCAAATTGTATATGAGAATGAAGCTGCAAATATAGCTGCAAATTGGGag